In the Paracholeplasma morum genome, one interval contains:
- a CDS encoding rhodanese-like domain-containing protein has product MFDFYVKGPNANDLTYEGYIKKIEDGESIVLLDVRSYDAYRVAHIPEAISYPFSEFMNIDNDYPDRVQTYVLYCDEGILSYRALEIMKKIGYQNVYDLQGFQTWPYETESDFL; this is encoded by the coding sequence ATGTTTGATTTTTACGTTAAAGGACCAAATGCCAATGATTTAACTTATGAAGGCTATATCAAGAAAATAGAAGATGGCGAGAGCATTGTGCTTCTAGATGTCAGAAGCTATGATGCTTATAGAGTAGCACATATACCAGAGGCAATCAGTTATCCATTTTCAGAGTTTATGAACATAGATAATGATTATCCAGATAGGGTTCAAACCTATGTGCTTTATTGTGATGAAGGCATCTTAAGTTATAGGGCATTAGAAATTATGAAAAAGATTGGCTATCAAAATGTCTATGATCTTCAAGGATTCCAGACTTGGCCATATGAAACAGAATCAGATTTTTTATAG
- a CDS encoding AAC(3) family N-acetyltransferase: MKKKFFTQLKQMNLKSTDKLLMHASMKAIGGDADTVIDTLVEYFNEGLFMMPAHTWKTINRENNHFDPKTEQACVGILSNVFLRHPKSIRTLHPTHSLVMSGKINPEWITAEARFHTPTPKEGLYGKLAEMDGYILLVGVGFERNTVIHAIEESMDIPNRFAKEPFKVTIQNGDEVIESFMYKHENLEFPHLSENFYRVLPSLDKLNLIEYHTLGNALVMKMRAKDLFNTIEYWLKKYPLLFDSNLPIENDLF, translated from the coding sequence ATGAAAAAGAAGTTTTTTACCCAACTTAAACAAATGAATCTCAAAAGCACAGACAAACTCTTAATGCACGCCTCAATGAAGGCGATTGGTGGGGATGCCGATACGGTAATTGATACTCTGGTTGAGTATTTCAATGAGGGTCTATTTATGATGCCTGCACATACTTGGAAAACGATTAATAGAGAAAACAATCACTTTGATCCAAAGACTGAACAAGCTTGTGTAGGTATCCTTTCTAATGTGTTTTTAAGACATCCTAAAAGCATAAGAACATTGCATCCGACACATTCTCTTGTGATGTCAGGAAAAATTAACCCAGAGTGGATTACCGCGGAGGCAAGGTTTCATACGCCTACACCTAAAGAGGGGTTATATGGTAAACTCGCGGAGATGGATGGGTACATTTTATTAGTCGGTGTTGGGTTTGAACGAAATACGGTGATTCATGCGATTGAAGAATCGATGGATATTCCAAATCGATTTGCCAAAGAACCATTTAAAGTGACGATTCAAAATGGGGATGAAGTGATTGAATCATTCATGTATAAACATGAGAACTTAGAGTTCCCCCATTTATCAGAAAACTTCTATCGTGTGTTACCTTCTTTAGACAAACTGAATCTCATAGAATATCACACGTTAGGTAATGCATTGGTAATGAAGATGAGAGCTAAAGACTTATTTAATACAATAGAGTATTGGTTAAAAAAATACCCTTTGTTGTTTGATTCAAACTTGCCAATCGAAAATGATTTATTTTAA
- a CDS encoding NAD(P)/FAD-dependent oxidoreductase, producing the protein MSKVVVVGGGASGLVCAITLKKQNHSVTLIERNSKLGKKILATGNGRCNYTNMNASANDYNNPEFVKSVFDQFGVKETVEFFESLGIVPRVEDLGKTYPMSEQAASITEVLAYEAERLGVNILLDTQVLSITHKDHYELSLSTGNKMVFDKVVLSTGGKAMPISGSDGFGYLLAKSLNHTVTDIFPALVKLELRSPYLKQMDGVKIKGDVSLIHDNHIIQTENGDILFTKYGISGPTILQISRKANALLLDHQAIFLKVKLLSGIAEQKILERFDALLEKTIEFALVGLVHKKLIHPLLREAGIKHDHTLVKDVSKKELTKITRLLFDWRFMVTGFKGFDEAQVTAGGVSTAEVNPVTLESLKHKGLYFTGELLDIDGLCGGYNLQWAWSSGRVAGLHAGEINDQN; encoded by the coding sequence ATGAGTAAAGTAGTAGTTGTTGGTGGTGGCGCATCGGGATTAGTATGTGCTATCACACTTAAAAAGCAAAATCATTCAGTAACATTAATTGAGAGAAATTCAAAACTAGGTAAAAAAATACTTGCGACAGGTAATGGAAGATGTAACTATACAAACATGAACGCAAGCGCTAATGACTATAATAATCCAGAGTTTGTTAAGAGCGTGTTTGATCAGTTTGGTGTTAAAGAAACGGTTGAGTTCTTTGAATCTTTAGGGATTGTTCCGAGAGTAGAAGACCTTGGCAAAACATACCCAATGTCTGAACAAGCAGCCAGCATCACTGAAGTTTTAGCCTATGAAGCAGAACGTCTTGGTGTAAATATTCTCTTAGATACACAGGTGTTAAGTATCACACATAAAGACCATTATGAACTCAGTTTATCCACAGGTAATAAGATGGTTTTTGATAAAGTTGTTTTATCTACTGGTGGAAAAGCTATGCCAATTAGTGGCTCAGATGGCTTTGGTTACTTACTCGCAAAGTCATTAAACCATACAGTAACAGACATTTTTCCAGCCCTTGTAAAACTCGAACTTAGAAGTCCCTATTTAAAGCAAATGGATGGCGTAAAGATTAAAGGAGACGTTTCTTTAATTCACGATAATCACATCATCCAAACAGAAAACGGGGATATTCTATTCACGAAATATGGAATTTCTGGTCCAACCATTTTACAAATTTCAAGAAAGGCAAACGCCTTATTATTGGACCATCAAGCGATTTTCCTGAAAGTCAAACTGCTTAGTGGGATTGCCGAACAAAAGATACTCGAACGATTTGATGCACTACTAGAAAAAACCATTGAGTTTGCTTTAGTAGGGTTAGTTCATAAAAAGCTTATTCATCCACTATTAAGAGAAGCCGGTATCAAACATGATCACACATTGGTCAAGGATGTTTCTAAAAAAGAATTGACTAAGATCACAAGACTCTTGTTTGATTGGCGTTTTATGGTTACAGGGTTTAAAGGTTTTGACGAGGCACAGGTGACTGCAGGCGGCGTTTCAACGGCTGAAGTTAACCCTGTGACGTTAGAGTCTTTGAAACATAAAGGGCTATACTTCACAGGTGAGCTTTTAGATATTGACGGTCTATGTGGAGGGTATAACCTACAATGGGCTTGGAGTAGTGGACGTGTAGCAGGACTACATGCAGGAGAAATCAATGATCAGAATTAG
- a CDS encoding EAL domain-containing protein, with translation MLILFSTVENIIFSIVILLTSIALIALLYWLIKKEHTRYKNDKYLSVSDVTTFDDLLDLVSYRFTKHNQVYFSLLYLSIDQFDQITEYIHPDGVYQYLQKVGHSIRMILFRGAKFAQSPERETFLIYLPELLDEDKLIQICLKFKQASEKKMVISNDLSIQRKITIGAVNYPQHGSGLNELLLNLKSALYYGKRMGGNTISIYNDSMKQTEDTLKHYKEMKDALKNKEVQIKFEPLMESEDSKCYGMYTLVSQQKGKELISYREIMPLLETTDDAFWFGQWVFEKSLEHSFDVYNTMKNKEYYTFIPVSVSQLEQTDIANYMDVVTKKYQIDPRKVVLHVLVARPASSEIKLVKNIINLKNLGFKFSIDYQKDLSILKQFISNFKIDFLRINAEVLEKEYDNIFKQVKDQVTLVATHVDKETQIRLMATKEVPFVEGSYFGTPLTKEELLPFVTKNRL, from the coding sequence ATGCTTATATTATTTTCAACAGTTGAAAACATTATCTTTTCAATTGTCATCTTATTAACATCTATTGCACTCATCGCTCTGCTATATTGGCTAATTAAGAAAGAACACACACGTTATAAAAACGATAAATACTTATCAGTCAGTGACGTAACAACCTTTGATGATTTATTAGACTTAGTGAGTTACCGTTTCACTAAACACAATCAAGTATACTTTTCACTACTGTACTTAAGTATTGATCAGTTTGACCAAATTACTGAATACATCCACCCTGATGGGGTATATCAATACCTACAAAAAGTAGGACATTCCATTCGAATGATCCTATTTAGAGGGGCTAAGTTTGCACAATCACCAGAAAGAGAAACATTCTTAATTTATTTACCAGAACTATTAGATGAAGACAAACTCATTCAAATTTGTCTTAAGTTTAAACAAGCTTCAGAAAAGAAAATGGTGATTTCCAATGACTTATCCATTCAAAGAAAAATCACGATTGGGGCAGTTAACTATCCTCAACATGGTTCTGGCTTAAATGAGTTACTTCTTAATCTTAAGAGCGCCTTATATTATGGCAAAAGAATGGGTGGAAATACCATTAGTATTTACAATGATTCCATGAAACAAACCGAAGACACCTTAAAACACTATAAAGAAATGAAAGACGCACTTAAAAATAAAGAAGTTCAAATTAAGTTTGAACCGCTTATGGAAAGTGAAGATTCTAAGTGTTATGGTATGTACACATTAGTATCTCAACAAAAAGGTAAAGAATTGATTTCATACCGTGAAATCATGCCTTTGTTGGAAACCACCGATGATGCATTTTGGTTTGGTCAATGGGTATTTGAAAAATCCCTTGAACACAGTTTTGATGTGTATAATACAATGAAAAACAAAGAGTATTATACATTCATTCCGGTGTCAGTATCACAACTAGAACAGACAGATATCGCGAACTACATGGATGTGGTAACTAAGAAGTACCAAATCGATCCAAGAAAAGTGGTATTGCATGTATTAGTAGCTAGACCAGCTTCATCCGAAATTAAACTCGTGAAGAACATCATTAACTTAAAGAATCTTGGATTCAAATTTAGCATCGACTATCAAAAAGATTTAAGCATTCTAAAACAATTCATCAGCAACTTCAAGATTGATTTCTTAAGAATTAATGCTGAAGTTCTGGAAAAAGAATACGATAATATCTTTAAACAGGTAAAAGATCAAGTTACATTAGTCGCAACTCATGTCGACAAAGAAACTCAAATACGTCTTATGGCAACCAAAGAAGTTCCATTTGTGGAAGGCTCCTATTTCGGAACCCCTCTTACAAAAGAAGAACTGTTACCATTTGTTACGAAGAATAGGTTATAG
- a CDS encoding cadherin-like beta sandwich domain-containing protein — protein MSKVITVTGVAGKNGSIVSGNGNKTLVSGLNSFKVVVQSEDGTMTSEYVLNVYVVSSNADITNIQIDKLSGYTFNPTDYAQDLGVFNFSDFDGSIGIRISYTDAYAKLYVDGQLKSADLFDYVLKTGTNTITIKVVAEDGITEEIYTLNYTRNIAKTENKLSDLQVLVGGVNQLLDFDPAINSYTVRVDRSVASVNLIATVNPSDLSTVTGAGTQVVNAGVENTYSIVVTAENGTQNTYQVKVIAKNDNHMINDIEITGITYDFSTHVGIYDLGSFLFSKKTFVFTVTQADAYQKLYVDGALVTLDSNKQFTYTLKQGINQITIQSESEYGTKGTLYTYQYEQLIPSSNAILKSINGSIDGTNRLADLVIDNIMTIRLDRSFAGRQINLVALADENGTIVSGNGIKPLQLGKNEFKFVVRSEDGLNDAEYILSIYVANDDTDVSGIKLNNQLIDDFDKLVSDYEIKTPFKWNTTLINLAVSMTNPNHYASITGTGNQNLFTGVNTFDIVIRSEYRTLINDASQDVIYTVTVTKNEAYSDINLADLVVLDNNDNPLTFDSVATYKPGTYNYTITLPKTASVTSVLIDPVLKDAAKQTLSGDYGVKTLTPGLDGTIKQSYTFVVTAEDGTFREYSITVLQGTTLSSDTSIKGVSLRDFFANEYLINDQSFDSLKTRYEITVPYGVTNLNLTVTPNDSKAVVSGNGEYSIGTTLTITFYVTAEDKTEGTRYEIVVTRNAPSNDATLKELTISSLDSTVLVGDASLTPTKLVFNPSTLVYRITLDRTHEFIDINAIANHAGATVSGDISTQFLLGGGTTSLKITVKAEDNKTQKTYFVYVDVKNSDIEVETLEVLGYTVAYDKETLFYDLGMVAIGTQHVDIDATISDPHGTLTGTGRFFLVDGENLFKVTATSEDKSKTVTYTIRVERPKGGGTGPISTDNKLYDLLIEGTKNNYPLNFNENTFVYDIELDYNDGQFNLNAIKNPRASVTGAGFHSLQPGQTKAILVTVTAEDGTVGVTYTVNVTRSLGDSDNQLSEFYIIENGIKRLLDETKTYQEVVIASNTTEIEIGATGPSTAKISGLGVVPIDTNDQFFTVIVTSENGNPKAYNIRVMKVSSDATLKDLTVLDNTTQTPINYNPVFDPNTLNYNIDLTSFPQIVEIELIATSNSVVKDITGLGVHTLKSGIGMTTDRYSIIVTAEDGTTTKTYTVTITRNIDPEDSIAIDDLSLYGDTILYLGNDKYPTAPIQFTVSQKEYVINVPYQTQKAMLYVSNANGASIYGTGEYSLATKETVILFYMVSKSGLVQSETYTIRVVKADPSTDNTLKSLTMNGSLIPGFDPTKTSYTFNVDSALVSQVSIGATKNDPYSVLSGDLGNVPIVPGKNTINVTVIAEDGTPKVYSVTINSLSNDASIYTLGVENYSITPTFDPLKTVYRLTVDFDVTMVNIYATFHEKATVFGTGAKTLKVGVNLFTVYARSEGNTEGTRYQIEITRTEPSSDTSLKSLTVKDKNGNVLSFTGSFSPDTRDYIINLKEDANINTVLLEAETMHAKSNVYGIGNVLLGGFIDGKYHTIVKVSVMAEDGTVGEYSISFYRGVTLSDLAEIESLNLLGSDSVSYLGTLESSLTQFDGVTQSYTITVPYYVMNMNLQVTAVGTVYGNGVKLFGNSNELTYNLYVVSQNGSNQTATYIIRVVKEQAEVDNTLNSLTVDGVLVKGFDPEVNAYVITMPTQSSKDNITIGATTDSNATIQGLGNKPLLAGENVFPISVIAQTGEVNTYTLTINYVHSNALLDTLLVKGVTGDTYDDESAITYFTPDEFESSTFKYVVQVGPNTTKVRLTGTTEDQESGARVSGFRTYDFPINQESRTIEIEVTSADGLQTQIYEVELVRNGKPDNNSKLNTLVVEGQRLAFNPTTYSYSLSVNNNTPNIQLSAQAFSPNAKVTVLGYEQGQAQNEISIAIDDLKAGNNVVLIKVEAEDGSMSYYRLSINKDAQPDYLLTVLLIVTFLLWVITVAFFLLKLSRSKKEENRRGMII, from the coding sequence GGGACAAACACCATCACGATTAAAGTGGTAGCCGAAGATGGGATCACAGAAGAGATTTACACATTAAACTACACAAGAAACATAGCGAAGACAGAAAACAAACTATCAGACCTACAAGTGTTGGTGGGCGGTGTGAATCAGTTATTAGACTTTGACCCAGCAATAAACAGTTATACGGTGAGAGTAGACAGAAGTGTCGCTTCTGTAAACTTAATAGCAACCGTCAATCCAAGTGATTTATCGACCGTCACAGGTGCAGGCACACAAGTCGTGAATGCCGGTGTAGAAAACACCTATTCTATCGTGGTAACAGCGGAAAACGGGACACAAAACACCTATCAAGTGAAGGTAATCGCTAAAAACGATAACCACATGATCAATGACATAGAAATCACAGGGATTACGTATGATTTTAGTACACATGTAGGAATCTATGATTTAGGTAGTTTCTTATTTAGCAAAAAGACATTCGTCTTTACAGTGACACAAGCAGACGCGTATCAAAAGTTATATGTTGATGGTGCATTGGTCACGTTAGATTCAAACAAACAATTCACCTATACGTTAAAACAAGGGATAAACCAAATCACGATTCAATCAGAAAGTGAATACGGTACAAAAGGTACTTTATACACATATCAATACGAACAGCTAATTCCTTCTTCAAATGCAATCTTAAAGAGCATAAATGGTTCGATTGATGGCACAAACCGTCTAGCTGATTTAGTCATTGATAACATCATGACCATTCGTTTAGATAGAAGCTTTGCCGGTCGTCAAATCAACTTAGTTGCTTTAGCCGATGAAAACGGCACAATCGTTAGCGGTAATGGTATAAAACCTTTACAACTAGGTAAAAACGAATTTAAGTTTGTTGTAAGATCAGAAGATGGATTAAATGATGCAGAATACATTTTAAGTATTTATGTTGCTAATGATGATACAGATGTCAGCGGCATCAAGTTAAATAATCAATTGATTGACGATTTCGATAAACTGGTTTCTGACTATGAAATTAAAACACCTTTCAAGTGGAATACAACTCTGATTAACTTAGCTGTTTCCATGACCAATCCAAATCATTATGCTTCAATAACAGGTACAGGCAATCAAAACTTATTTACCGGTGTTAACACATTTGACATTGTTATTAGATCTGAATACAGAACCCTTATTAACGATGCTTCACAAGATGTCATCTATACAGTTACAGTTACTAAGAATGAAGCTTATAGCGATATAAACTTAGCTGACTTAGTCGTACTGGATAACAATGACAATCCATTAACATTCGATAGCGTTGCTACTTATAAACCAGGCACCTATAACTACACCATCACATTGCCAAAAACGGCTTCTGTGACCAGTGTATTGATTGACCCTGTGTTAAAAGATGCTGCTAAACAAACCTTATCAGGCGATTATGGCGTTAAGACATTAACACCAGGTCTTGATGGTACAATTAAACAATCTTATACATTTGTAGTTACTGCAGAAGATGGTACATTCAGAGAATACTCAATTACTGTTTTACAAGGGACAACCTTAAGCAGTGACACAAGCATTAAGGGCGTTTCATTAAGAGACTTCTTCGCGAATGAATACTTAATTAATGACCAATCATTCGATTCATTGAAGACTAGATATGAAATCACAGTGCCTTATGGTGTAACAAACCTAAATTTAACCGTTACGCCAAATGATTCAAAAGCAGTTGTATCAGGAAATGGTGAATATTCAATTGGAACTACTTTAACTATTACCTTCTATGTCACAGCTGAGGATAAGACAGAAGGCACAAGATATGAAATCGTCGTAACAAGAAATGCACCATCTAACGATGCGACATTAAAAGAACTCACTATTAGTTCACTCGATTCAACTGTATTAGTTGGTGATGCTTCATTAACACCAACCAAACTAGTGTTTAATCCATCCACACTTGTATACCGAATAACACTTGATAGAACTCATGAATTCATTGATATCAATGCGATTGCAAATCATGCAGGCGCAACCGTATCAGGAGATATTTCTACACAGTTCTTATTAGGTGGTGGAACAACTTCATTAAAGATTACCGTTAAAGCTGAAGATAACAAGACTCAAAAGACATACTTTGTTTATGTCGATGTTAAGAACAGCGACATCGAAGTTGAAACACTAGAAGTATTAGGCTATACAGTGGCTTATGATAAAGAGACATTATTCTATGATTTAGGCATGGTAGCAATCGGTACTCAACACGTTGACATTGATGCAACCATATCTGATCCACATGGTACATTAACTGGTACTGGTAGATTCTTCTTAGTAGATGGCGAAAATTTATTTAAAGTTACAGCTACCTCAGAAGACAAGAGTAAGACCGTAACCTACACCATTAGAGTTGAAAGACCTAAAGGTGGTGGAACTGGCCCAATCAGTACAGATAATAAACTATACGATTTACTAATCGAAGGTACTAAGAATAATTACCCACTAAACTTTAATGAAAATACATTTGTATATGACATTGAGTTAGATTACAATGACGGACAGTTTAACTTAAACGCTATTAAAAACCCTAGAGCATCTGTAACAGGTGCAGGATTCCATTCTCTACAACCTGGTCAAACTAAGGCAATCTTAGTCACAGTCACTGCAGAAGATGGGACAGTAGGCGTTACTTATACAGTTAATGTCACAAGATCTCTGGGAGATAGCGACAACCAATTATCAGAGTTCTACATCATCGAAAACGGCATTAAACGTTTATTAGATGAAACGAAGACTTATCAAGAAGTCGTGATCGCTTCTAACACCACAGAAATTGAAATTGGTGCAACCGGTCCTTCTACAGCTAAGATTTCTGGTTTAGGTGTTGTGCCAATTGATACAAACGATCAGTTCTTTACAGTAATCGTTACATCTGAAAATGGCAACCCTAAAGCTTACAATATTCGCGTGATGAAGGTAAGTTCAGATGCAACGCTTAAAGATTTAACGGTATTAGATAATACGACTCAAACGCCTATTAACTATAATCCAGTGTTTGATCCAAATACCCTAAACTACAATATCGATTTAACAAGCTTCCCACAAATCGTGGAAATTGAATTGATTGCTACTTCAAATAGCGTAGTTAAAGACATTACAGGATTAGGTGTTCATACACTTAAATCAGGTATTGGTATGACGACTGACCGTTATTCAATCATAGTTACAGCAGAAGATGGTACAACCACTAAGACTTACACAGTAACCATCACTAGAAATATTGATCCAGAAGATAGTATCGCAATTGATGATCTATCACTTTATGGCGATACGATTCTATATCTAGGGAACGATAAGTATCCTACTGCACCAATCCAATTTACAGTTTCACAAAAGGAATATGTAATCAATGTGCCTTATCAAACTCAAAAGGCAATGTTATATGTTTCTAACGCCAATGGGGCAAGTATATATGGTACAGGTGAGTACTCCCTAGCTACCAAAGAAACAGTCATTCTATTCTATATGGTTTCTAAGAGCGGATTAGTTCAAAGTGAAACGTATACTATTAGAGTAGTTAAGGCTGATCCAAGCACAGATAACACACTTAAGTCATTAACAATGAATGGGTCACTTATCCCTGGATTTGATCCAACAAAGACAAGTTATACATTTAATGTTGATTCTGCGTTAGTTAGTCAAGTGAGCATTGGAGCAACCAAAAATGATCCATATTCAGTGTTATCTGGCGATCTAGGAAACGTTCCAATCGTACCAGGTAAAAACACCATTAATGTTACAGTCATTGCGGAAGATGGTACACCAAAGGTTTACTCAGTAACCATTAACAGTTTAAGTAATGATGCAAGTATTTACACATTAGGTGTTGAAAACTATTCAATCACTCCTACATTCGACCCACTTAAGACAGTCTATCGATTAACAGTGGATTTCGATGTAACAATGGTAAATATTTACGCAACTTTCCATGAAAAAGCAACCGTATTTGGAACAGGTGCTAAGACCCTTAAAGTGGGTGTCAACCTATTCACGGTATACGCACGTTCAGAAGGTAATACTGAAGGTACTAGATATCAAATCGAAATTACTAGAACTGAACCAAGTAGTGATACTTCATTAAAATCCTTAACCGTAAAAGATAAGAATGGAAATGTATTATCATTCACTGGATCATTTAGTCCTGATACGAGAGATTACATCATTAACCTTAAAGAAGATGCGAATATCAACACAGTATTATTAGAAGCAGAAACCATGCATGCTAAGAGTAATGTATATGGTATTGGTAACGTCTTATTAGGCGGATTTATTGATGGAAAATATCATACAATCGTTAAAGTTTCAGTTATGGCTGAAGATGGTACGGTTGGTGAATACTCAATCAGTTTCTATCGTGGTGTTACATTAAGTGACTTAGCTGAAATTGAATCGCTTAACCTATTAGGTAGTGACTCAGTAAGCTATTTAGGAACATTAGAATCCTCATTAACTCAATTTGATGGTGTTACACAATCTTATACCATTACAGTGCCTTATTATGTTATGAACATGAACTTACAAGTTACTGCAGTAGGTACGGTTTATGGAAACGGCGTGAAGTTATTTGGAAACTCTAACGAGTTAACCTATAATTTATATGTAGTATCACAAAATGGATCTAATCAAACAGCAACATACATCATTAGAGTCGTTAAAGAACAAGCAGAAGTGGATAACACTTTAAATAGTTTAACGGTTGATGGTGTATTGGTTAAAGGTTTTGATCCAGAAGTTAACGCATATGTTATCACAATGCCAACACAATCAAGTAAAGATAACATCACCATTGGCGCAACCACAGATTCGAACGCGACCATTCAAGGGTTAGGCAATAAGCCTCTACTTGCAGGAGAAAACGTATTCCCAATCTCCGTTATTGCCCAAACAGGCGAAGTTAATACTTACACATTAACCATCAACTATGTTCACTCTAACGCTTTACTAGATACACTTCTAGTCAAGGGCGTTACAGGTGATACGTACGATGATGAATCTGCTATAACTTACTTTACACCAGACGAATTTGAAAGTTCTACCTTCAAGTATGTCGTTCAAGTAGGACCAAACACCACTAAGGTTAGATTAACTGGGACAACTGAAGACCAAGAGAGTGGCGCAAGAGTTTCAGGATTTAGAACTTATGATTTCCCAATCAATCAAGAATCTAGAACCATTGAAATTGAAGTCACATCAGCAGATGGTCTCCAAACACAAATCTATGAAGTGGAATTAGTCAGAAACGGAAAACCTGACAACAACTCGAAACTAAACACATTGGTTGTTGAAGGACAAAGACTTGCATTTAACCCAACTACATACAGTTATTCATTAAGTGTTAACAACAACACACCAAACATTCAACTCAGTGCACAAGCATTTAGTCCAAATGCAAAAGTGACTGTATTAGGGTATGAACAAGGCCAAGCACAGAATGAAATTTCAATTGCAATCGATGATTTAAAAGCTGGTAACAACGTGGTTCTAATCAAAGTTGAAGCTGAAGATGGTTCAATGAGTTATTACCGTTTATCCATCAATAAAGACGCTCAACCAGATTACTTATTAACCGTGTTGTTGATTGTGACATTCCTATTATGGGTGATCACAGTCGCATTCTTCTTACTCAAACTTTCCAGAAGTAAGAAAGAAGAAAACCGCAGAGGTATGATTATTTAA